The DNA window AGTCGCCGATTTCTTGGATGACGTCGGCCCGAGGGCGTTCTTCGGCAGCCGCGATCTGGCGGACGATGGCCGAGCCGACAATCACGCCGTCAGCGACAGGGGCCAGCATCTTTACATGCTCGGGCTGGCTCACGCCAAAGCCGATGCAGATCGGCAGGTCGGTTTGCTCCCGCAGCCAGCCGACGTTATCGACAATGCTGGGCGGCAGTTCGGTCCGCTCGCCCGTAATGCCGGTCACCGACACATAGTACAGAAAACCCGTCGAGAGCTGGGCGATCCGTACAGCCCGCTCCCGCGGCGTGGTCGGCGTGACCAGCTGGATCAGGCTGAAGTCGTGGCGCTGGCAGATCTCGGCGAACGCTTCCGACTCTTCGACCAGCAGGTCGGGCACAATCGCCCCCGACACGCCGGCCGCTTTGGCGTCAATCACGAACTGCTCCAGCCCTCGCCGGTGGATAATGGCGTAGCTCAGCATCGTCACCCGCGGGGCCGAGACGTCTTTCAGGCCGCCCAGCATCTCCAGGATAGCCGGCACCCTGATCCCCTTGGCCAGGGCCCGGGTGTAGGACGCCTGGATCACGGGTCCGTCGGCGATTGGATCGCTGTACGGGGCGCCAACTTCAAACAGATGGCAGCCGCGACGGGCCAGTTCCTGGATCAGGGCGGCAGTGAATTCCAGGTCCGGGTCGCCGGCCGTCACAAACGGCATGAAAGCCTTTTTGCCGGCCGAGCGCAAGCCCGTAAAAAGATCGTCAATCTGAGACATGCTAGGTACTGGGTGCGAACGGAAGTGACGAAAGAAAATAAGGGCGCATCGCCCGCGACAGACTGGCGACCCGGGCCGCTTACTCCCGCTCCTGCTTTAACCGGGCGATCTCGGCTGCGTCTTTATCACCGCGGCCGGAAAGGCAGACAACGATCGTATCGCTCGGAGGACGCTGGGCCGCAAGCTCCATTGCTTTCGCGATGGCATGGGAGCTTTCCAGCGCCGGCAAGATTCCTTCGAGACTGGCGAGTGCGTCGAACCCGTCGAGCGCCTGGAGATCGCGGCACGAGGTGTAATGCACCCGGCCGGTGTCTTTCCAGTAGCTGTGCTCCGGACCGACGCCTGGGTAATCCAGGCCGGCCGACACGGAGTGCACGTCGCAGGTCTGGCCGTCATCATCCTGCATCACATAGCTGTAACTGCCATGCAGGACGCCGGGCGAACCGTACGTGAGCGGGGAAGCATGCTGCCCGGGTTCTCCACTGCGACCGCCCGCTTCGACGCCGACCATTTCAACATTCGGATCGTCGACAAACGGATAGAACATGCCGGCCGCATTACTGCCGCCGCCGACACAAGCGACCACCAGGTTGGGCAAACGGCCCATCTGTTCCAGCGACTGGCGACGGGCCTCTCGGCCGATCACGGACTGGAAGTCGCGGACGATCATCGGGAACGGGTGCGGACCCACGACGGAGCCCAGAATGTAATGGGTGTCTTCGACGCTCGACATCCAGTCGCGCATCGCATCGTTGATGGCGTCGCGCAGGGTGCGGGAGCCGGTCGTCACGGGCCGCACTTCGGCGCCCAGCAGTTTCATGCTGAACACATTGGGGGCCTGGCGGCGAATGTCTTCCTCGCCCATGTAGACCACGCAGGGCAGGCCAAAGCGAGCGCACGCGGTCGCGGTCGCCACGCCATGCTGTCCGGCGCCGGTCTCGGCGATGACCCGCTTTTTTCCCATGCGGACAGTCAGCAGCGCCTGGCCAAGCGTGTTATTGATTTTATGCGCGCCGGTGTGGTTCAGGTCTTCGCGTTTGAGCCAGATCTGGGCGCCGCCGCATTTTTCGCTCAGGCGCTGGGCATGATACAGGGGCGATGGACGCCCCACATAATGGTGCAGCAGCGATTCCAGCTCGGCCTGGAATTCCAGGTCGACGCGGGCTTCGCGATAAGCGGCGTCAAGTTCATCGAGCGCGCGGGTCAACGTTTCGGGCACATAACGACCGCCGAACTCGCCAAAGCGCCCACGTTCATCGGGCGTTTTGGAAGTGGCCGCCGGAGAGGGATCATTCATAACGGACCGTCCAGGAAAAAGAGGGAGCCGCCAATTTTCCCCGAGAAGCACAATTTATGCAACCGGCTCACCCCCCACCCCCCCGCGTAAATCCCCCAGGGCGAAAAG is part of the Lignipirellula cremea genome and encodes:
- the trpB gene encoding tryptophan synthase subunit beta; this encodes MNDPSPAATSKTPDERGRFGEFGGRYVPETLTRALDELDAAYREARVDLEFQAELESLLHHYVGRPSPLYHAQRLSEKCGGAQIWLKREDLNHTGAHKINNTLGQALLTVRMGKKRVIAETGAGQHGVATATACARFGLPCVVYMGEEDIRRQAPNVFSMKLLGAEVRPVTTGSRTLRDAINDAMRDWMSSVEDTHYILGSVVGPHPFPMIVRDFQSVIGREARRQSLEQMGRLPNLVVACVGGGSNAAGMFYPFVDDPNVEMVGVEAGGRSGEPGQHASPLTYGSPGVLHGSYSYVMQDDDGQTCDVHSVSAGLDYPGVGPEHSYWKDTGRVHYTSCRDLQALDGFDALASLEGILPALESSHAIAKAMELAAQRPPSDTIVVCLSGRGDKDAAEIARLKQERE
- the trpA gene encoding tryptophan synthase subunit alpha — translated: MSQIDDLFTGLRSAGKKAFMPFVTAGDPDLEFTAALIQELARRGCHLFEVGAPYSDPIADGPVIQASYTRALAKGIRVPAILEMLGGLKDVSAPRVTMLSYAIIHRRGLEQFVIDAKAAGVSGAIVPDLLVEESEAFAEICQRHDFSLIQLVTPTTPRERAVRIAQLSTGFLYYVSVTGITGERTELPPSIVDNVGWLREQTDLPICIGFGVSQPEHVKMLAPVADGVIVGSAIVRQIAAAEERPRADVIQEIGDYAATLLAALND